From the genome of Tautonia marina, one region includes:
- a CDS encoding NUDIX hydrolase encodes MIEPWRVERSVVTYRDRWITLRSDDCRSPSGYPIAPYHVIELPTWLNVVALTAEGHIVLVTEYRHGLREVLTSLPSGTVDPDDDSVEAAARRELLEETGYGGGTFHFLGRHPANPANQNNEVVGFLAVGVDRIAPQKLDPSEEIIVSTEDFADWFTKVCRMEARIQVSHVAAVMIAARVLVEGDFAELADLRNRLVRASERV; translated from the coding sequence ATGATCGAGCCCTGGCGCGTCGAACGTTCGGTCGTGACCTACCGCGATCGTTGGATCACCCTCCGGAGCGACGATTGCCGTTCGCCTTCAGGGTACCCGATCGCGCCGTATCACGTGATCGAGTTACCCACCTGGTTGAACGTCGTTGCCTTGACCGCCGAAGGCCACATCGTCCTGGTGACGGAGTATCGCCATGGACTCCGCGAGGTTTTGACCAGCCTCCCGAGCGGTACGGTTGACCCCGACGATGACAGTGTTGAGGCTGCCGCACGTCGGGAGCTTCTTGAAGAAACCGGCTACGGCGGTGGAACGTTCCACTTCCTTGGTCGTCATCCGGCAAATCCTGCGAATCAGAATAATGAGGTCGTTGGTTTCCTCGCGGTTGGGGTCGACCGAATCGCACCGCAGAAGCTTGATCCCTCGGAGGAGATCATCGTTTCCACCGAGGACTTTGCGGATTGGTTTACGAAGGTTTGCCGAATGGAGGCGCGGATCCAGGTTTCTCACGTGGCAGCCGTGATGATCGCCGCCAGGGTTCTCGTCGAAGGAGACTTCGCGGAACTGGCAGATCTTCGAAACCGTTTGGTTCGAGCCTCCGAGCGGGTTTGA